From the genome of Cytobacillus firmus, one region includes:
- a CDS encoding ABC transporter ATP-binding protein: MIRRFFSYYKPHKRLFILDFSSAVFVAILELGFPLAVQWFIDSLLPSGNWSMIVSVSAGLLALYVTSTLLQFVVNYWGHKLGINIETDMRQQLFQHVQRQSFRFFDNTKTGHIMSRVTNDLMDIGELAHHGPEDLFIAVMTFVGAFWIMLTINVKLALVTIFVLPFLVWLITFCNIKMNKAWKKMYGEIADVNAQVEDSVSGVRVVQSFTNESYEIKRFKENNGRFRLAKLAAYKIMSFSASGVYMLTRLVTLIVLVYGSWLSFSGQLSYGELVGFVLYVNVLLKPIDKISALMELYPKGMAGFKRFLEIIDTEPEIEDTKDAIEVVSLRGDIRFQDVSFSYDEHKSVLEGIDLQINAGETVAFVGPSGAGKTTICSLIPRFYDVNGGSIKIDGMDIRDMTKKSLRSHIGIVQQDVFLFTGTLKENIAYGMLGATDEQIADAAKKAHLQDFIGSLPNGWETQIGERGLKLSGGQKQRIAIARMFLKNPPILILDEATSALDTETEQIIQTALNELAVNRTTLVIAHRLATIRNADRVVVVTEDGIAEEGTHDELIEKNGIFAGLHNVQFQR; encoded by the coding sequence ATGATCCGACGGTTTTTTAGCTACTATAAGCCGCATAAGCGCTTGTTCATTCTTGATTTTAGTTCAGCAGTATTCGTTGCAATCCTTGAATTGGGCTTTCCGCTTGCGGTTCAGTGGTTTATCGACAGCCTGCTTCCAAGCGGGAATTGGTCCATGATTGTCTCTGTCAGTGCCGGCCTGCTTGCTCTTTATGTGACGAGCACACTTCTTCAGTTTGTGGTTAACTATTGGGGCCACAAGCTTGGCATCAACATCGAAACAGATATGCGGCAGCAGCTTTTTCAGCATGTGCAAAGGCAGTCTTTCCGCTTTTTCGATAATACCAAAACAGGGCATATCATGAGCAGGGTGACAAACGATCTTATGGATATCGGAGAGCTTGCCCATCATGGACCGGAGGATTTATTTATAGCGGTCATGACGTTTGTGGGTGCATTCTGGATTATGCTGACGATCAATGTCAAGCTGGCTCTTGTAACCATATTTGTTCTTCCGTTTCTTGTATGGCTGATTACGTTCTGCAATATTAAAATGAACAAAGCATGGAAAAAAATGTACGGTGAAATTGCCGATGTCAACGCACAGGTAGAGGATAGTGTATCTGGTGTTCGTGTGGTTCAGTCTTTTACAAATGAAAGCTATGAGATTAAAAGGTTTAAGGAAAACAATGGCAGATTCCGTCTTGCCAAGCTTGCAGCTTACAAGATTATGAGCTTCAGTGCATCCGGAGTCTACATGCTGACCAGATTAGTTACGCTGATTGTTCTTGTATACGGTTCCTGGCTGAGCTTCAGCGGGCAGCTTTCATACGGTGAATTGGTTGGATTTGTGCTTTATGTGAATGTGCTATTAAAGCCGATTGATAAAATCAGCGCCCTGATGGAACTGTATCCAAAGGGAATGGCTGGTTTCAAACGGTTTTTAGAAATCATTGATACTGAACCGGAAATTGAGGATACGAAAGATGCCATAGAGGTTGTATCCTTAAGGGGTGATATCCGTTTTCAGGATGTATCGTTCAGTTATGACGAACATAAATCGGTGCTTGAAGGAATTGATCTTCAAATAAATGCAGGTGAAACAGTTGCTTTTGTCGGACCTTCTGGAGCCGGTAAGACAACGATTTGTTCTTTGATTCCACGCTTTTATGATGTGAATGGCGGAAGTATTAAGATCGATGGCATGGATATCAGGGACATGACGAAAAAATCACTGAGATCGCATATTGGCATTGTCCAGCAGGATGTCTTCCTGTTTACCGGTACCCTGAAGGAGAATATAGCTTACGGAATGCTTGGAGCTACAGATGAGCAGATTGCGGACGCGGCTAAAAAAGCACACCTGCAGGATTTCATTGGATCTCTTCCAAATGGCTGGGAAACACAAATTGGGGAACGGGGATTAAAACTGTCAGGCGGACAAAAACAACGAATCGCCATTGCGAGAATGTTCCTTAAAAATCCCCCGATCTTAATCCTGGATGAAGCAACCTCTGCGTTGGATACTGAAACCGAACAAATTATTCAAACGGCATTGAACGAGCTTGCCGTAAACCGCACCACACTAGTCATTGCCCACAGGCTTGCAACCATCCGCAATGCGGACAGAGTAGTCGTTGTCACAGAAGACGGCATTGCTGAAGAAGGCACACATGATGAACTGATCGAAAAGAACGGAATCTTTGCAGGTCTTCATAATGTACAGTTTCAAAGATAA
- a CDS encoding exo-beta-N-acetylmuramidase NamZ family protein: MKKWFMGFLTMILVLSSLTVVLADNGNGRGKGKKKKFELGVEVLLDEKKDLIEGKKVGLITNPTGVDSNLNSIVDILHNDPDVELTALYGPEHGVRGSAQAGEYVEYYIDEKTGLPVYSLYGKTKKPTPEMLENIDVLLFDIQDVGTRFYTYIYTMAYAMEAAKENNIPFIVLDRPNPQGGTKVEGPVLDMEYSSFVGNYPIPLRHGMTVGELAELFNEEFEIGADLTVVKMNGWKRNMYYDDTKLPFVMPSPNMPTLETALVYPGAALIEGTNVSEGRGTTKPFELIGAPFINADDLAGHLNGLDLPGVTFRAASFTPSFSKHAGQLSHGIQIHVTHRDAFKPVETGLHIVKAIHDMYPEDFEFRAENSAGISFFDNLMGNGWVREAIEEGKTVEEISSKWEKKLKQFKMTREEYLLY; the protein is encoded by the coding sequence ATGAAGAAATGGTTTATGGGTTTTTTGACAATGATTCTCGTACTCTCTTCTTTAACTGTTGTGTTAGCAGATAACGGCAATGGCAGAGGAAAAGGCAAGAAAAAGAAATTCGAGCTTGGTGTTGAGGTCCTTTTAGATGAAAAGAAGGACCTCATAGAAGGAAAAAAAGTTGGCTTAATTACAAACCCGACTGGGGTCGACTCGAATTTAAACAGCATTGTTGATATTCTGCATAATGATCCGGACGTGGAGTTAACTGCGTTATATGGTCCGGAGCATGGAGTCCGCGGGAGTGCGCAAGCGGGAGAATATGTTGAGTATTATATCGATGAAAAGACAGGGCTTCCTGTTTACAGCTTATATGGAAAAACCAAAAAGCCTACCCCTGAAATGCTTGAAAATATTGACGTGCTTCTGTTTGATATCCAAGATGTCGGAACACGTTTCTACACGTATATTTACACAATGGCTTATGCGATGGAAGCAGCAAAAGAAAACAATATCCCTTTCATCGTGCTGGACAGGCCTAATCCTCAAGGTGGCACAAAGGTTGAAGGACCGGTGCTTGATATGGAGTATTCCTCCTTTGTGGGGAATTACCCGATTCCGCTTCGCCATGGGATGACTGTAGGTGAACTGGCCGAATTGTTTAATGAAGAGTTTGAAATAGGTGCAGATTTAACTGTTGTAAAGATGAATGGATGGAAGCGCAATATGTATTACGATGACACCAAACTTCCGTTTGTCATGCCATCTCCTAATATGCCAACACTCGAAACAGCGTTAGTATATCCGGGAGCGGCATTGATTGAAGGAACGAATGTTTCTGAGGGGCGCGGCACAACAAAGCCGTTTGAACTTATTGGTGCTCCATTTATCAACGCCGATGATTTGGCTGGACATTTGAACGGTCTAGATCTTCCCGGGGTAACTTTTAGAGCTGCTTCATTTACACCAAGCTTCTCCAAGCATGCAGGACAGCTTTCCCACGGGATTCAGATTCATGTTACACATCGCGATGCATTCAAGCCTGTCGAGACCGGACTTCACATTGTGAAGGCGATCCATGATATGTATCCGGAAGACTTCGAATTCCGTGCAGAGAACAGTGCTGGAATTTCATTCTTTGACAACCTGATGGGCAATGGCTGGGTACGTGAAGCCATTGAGGAAGGAAAAACTGTTGAAGAAATCTCCTCCAAATGGGAAAAGAAATTAAAACAATTCAAAATGACACGCGAAGAATATTTACTCTATTAA
- a CDS encoding threonine/serine exporter family protein, whose product MGKEYPPTIEVIEICLLAGKIMLQGGAETYRVEDTMTRIAASLGIPHSHSYVTPTGIIFSTDGTEPAKLIRISERSTDLYKVTLVNGVSRRISSGELDGKEALARLKEIESADYTFPVYQQILAASIASGCFLIMFLGSWTDFIPAMIAGGLGFVSFLYVHRVVQIKFFSEFIASLLIGLIAYFFVYSGVGTELDKIIIGSVMPLVPGLLITNAVRDLMAGHLVSGLSKGAEAFLTAFAIGAGIALVFTF is encoded by the coding sequence ATGGGGAAAGAATACCCGCCAACAATAGAAGTAATTGAGATATGCTTGCTTGCGGGGAAAATCATGCTCCAGGGCGGGGCAGAAACGTATCGGGTAGAAGACACCATGACAAGGATTGCTGCTTCCCTGGGCATACCGCACTCACATAGCTATGTAACGCCAACCGGTATCATATTTTCAACAGATGGAACTGAACCGGCAAAGCTGATTCGGATCTCAGAACGTTCAACGGATTTGTACAAAGTGACATTGGTGAACGGAGTTTCGCGCAGAATCAGCAGCGGTGAACTGGATGGAAAGGAAGCATTGGCAAGGCTGAAGGAAATTGAAAGTGCCGACTATACCTTTCCTGTATATCAGCAGATTCTTGCAGCCTCAATTGCAAGCGGCTGTTTTTTAATTATGTTCCTTGGAAGCTGGACTGATTTTATTCCAGCCATGATTGCAGGCGGTCTTGGTTTTGTATCATTTTTATACGTACATAGAGTTGTCCAGATCAAATTTTTCTCTGAATTTATTGCTTCATTATTAATCGGCCTTATCGCCTATTTCTTTGTGTACTCAGGAGTGGGCACAGAGCTTGATAAGATCATCATAGGGTCAGTCATGCCGCTCGTTCCAGGGCTATTGATAACAAATGCAGTCAGGGATTTAATGGCCGGGCACCTTGTTTCCGGACTGTCAAAAGGCGCTGAAGCATTTTTGACAGCTTTTGCCATTGGTGCCGGGATTGCTCTGGTCTTCACTTTTTAA
- a CDS encoding PadR family transcriptional regulator, whose product MEDKILRKLFLGFIQIHILHHAKEHPVFGAWMAEELREHGYSISSGTLYPILHSMESDGLLQQEKKNVDGRIRKYYTATEKGIMVLEEARKKAYELFKEIKD is encoded by the coding sequence TTGGAAGATAAAATACTGCGAAAACTTTTTCTGGGGTTTATTCAAATCCATATTCTTCATCATGCAAAGGAGCACCCTGTCTTCGGAGCATGGATGGCTGAAGAACTGAGAGAGCATGGATACAGCATCAGTTCCGGAACATTGTATCCGATCCTACATTCAATGGAGTCAGACGGGCTCCTTCAACAGGAAAAGAAAAATGTCGATGGCAGAATCAGAAAGTATTATACCGCAACCGAAAAAGGGATTATGGTTTTGGAAGAAGCGAGAAAAAAAGCTTATGAGCTTTTTAAAGAAATTAAGGATTAA
- the nagE gene encoding N-acetylglucosamine-specific PTS transporter subunit IIBC yields the protein MLGFLQKIGKSLMLPIAVMPAAALLLRLGQDDLLGIPFISAAGNAVFGHLALLFAIGIAIGFSKDGSGAAALAGAVGYFVLTEGAAAINETVNMGVFGGIISGIIAGLLYNKYHDIKLPEWLGFFGGKRFVPIITSLVMIVIAFLFGYVWPPVQAGINSVGDWIIGAGAAGVGVFGFLNRLLIPVGLHHILNTLVWFEFGEFTNAAGDVIKGDLWRFLAKDPSAGIFMTGFFPIMMFGLPGAALAMVAAAKKERRKAVAGAMAGLAFTSFLTGITEPIEFLFMFLSPVLYLIHAALTGLAMSITYVLDIHHGFGFSAGALDYILNFGIAQKPVLLAGIGLLYALLYFVVFYFLIKKLDLKTPGREDEVEGEFEGNSTLKGNYAEAAVAYLEALGGKENLEEIDNCVTRLRLRVKDMSLVDEGGLKQLGAKGVIKLSKNSLQVIVGTNVEFLADELKKK from the coding sequence ATGCTGGGGTTTTTACAGAAGATTGGCAAGTCTTTAATGCTGCCGATTGCAGTTATGCCTGCTGCTGCACTTTTGCTGAGGCTGGGACAGGATGACCTTTTAGGAATTCCATTTATATCTGCAGCCGGGAATGCTGTTTTCGGACATTTGGCTCTCTTGTTTGCCATTGGAATTGCCATCGGTTTTTCTAAGGATGGCAGCGGGGCAGCTGCCCTTGCTGGTGCAGTGGGTTATTTTGTACTGACTGAAGGTGCCGCGGCGATAAACGAAACGGTCAATATGGGTGTTTTTGGCGGAATCATTTCCGGTATTATTGCAGGGCTATTATACAATAAATATCATGATATTAAGCTGCCGGAATGGCTTGGTTTCTTTGGGGGAAAACGGTTTGTGCCGATCATCACTTCACTCGTTATGATAGTCATTGCCTTTTTGTTCGGGTATGTGTGGCCGCCGGTACAGGCAGGCATTAACAGTGTCGGCGATTGGATAATCGGTGCAGGTGCAGCGGGTGTTGGGGTCTTCGGATTCCTAAACCGTTTATTAATTCCGGTTGGTCTCCATCATATACTGAACACACTTGTCTGGTTTGAGTTCGGCGAGTTTACCAATGCAGCAGGGGATGTCATCAAAGGAGATTTATGGCGCTTTCTTGCAAAGGATCCATCTGCTGGAATCTTTATGACAGGATTCTTTCCTATTATGATGTTTGGGCTGCCTGGTGCAGCTCTTGCCATGGTTGCGGCTGCAAAGAAGGAAAGAAGGAAAGCAGTGGCAGGGGCGATGGCCGGACTCGCATTTACTTCCTTCCTGACAGGTATTACAGAGCCGATTGAATTCCTGTTTATGTTCTTATCGCCGGTTCTATATTTAATTCATGCTGCTTTGACAGGTCTGGCTATGTCCATTACCTATGTCCTGGATATTCATCATGGTTTCGGTTTCTCAGCAGGCGCCCTCGATTATATTCTGAACTTCGGCATTGCCCAGAAGCCGGTTCTGCTGGCCGGGATAGGTCTCCTATATGCCCTTCTGTATTTTGTGGTTTTTTATTTCCTGATCAAGAAACTGGATTTGAAAACACCTGGAAGAGAAGATGAGGTTGAAGGTGAATTTGAAGGAAATTCCACTTTAAAGGGCAATTATGCTGAAGCAGCAGTTGCTTATCTGGAGGCTTTGGGCGGTAAAGAAAACCTTGAAGAAATCGATAATTGTGTAACCCGCCTTCGTTTAAGGGTAAAAGATATGTCTCTTGTCGATGAAGGGGGATTAAAACAGCTGGGAGCAAAAGGGGTAATTAAGCTAAGCAAGAATAGTCTGCAGGTTATTGTTGGAACTAATGTTGAATTTCTGGCAGATGAATTGAAAAAGAAGTAA
- a CDS encoding glycoside hydrolase family 3 protein — MGKVSKVMFIFLLTITLAVSQLWMGGTLKNAAAESTAKDLILLENIPQASTEISGDAFQLKALHVYKEGHFMRVSEGLKWNSSNKTAAAVDQSGNITLRGKPGKTFISVTDGVYKDRIALQIKPDHKKGSKGKPAFKVKIIKEHGKRYDLISRAVKNMSIEEKVGQMLMPDFRTWKGQNVTKMLPEIEKLVKDYHLGGVILFRENVVTTAQTATLVSDYQKAADKFGLLMTIDQEGGIVTRLQSGTDMPGNMALGAARSEEISRKVGKAIGEELSSLGINMNFAPVMDVNNNPDNPVIGVRSFGEDPQLVADLGVAYTEGLQSAGVAATAKHFPGHGDTAVDSHLGLPEVPHDKERLKEVELYPFQKGMEAGVDAIMTAHVTFPKIDDTKAISKKTGEEIAVPATLSHKVLTELMREEMGYEGVITTDAMNMNAIAEHFGPVDAAVRAVKAGTDIVLMPVGLQEVAEGLLNAVENGEISEKRIESSVERILTLKLKRGIVKEETPQPIDEKIAKALNVVGSEEHKQIEKEAAERSITLVKNEGDALPLQVSPEDKMVVVGNTYITDLKNAMSKFHANTTVIQTSSYVLTEEQKEQIRNASAVIVGSYTFNVSGRSPDSAQMKMVNSIIAESEVPVISVGIRNPYDIMAYPEVDAYIAQYGFRTASFDAAAGVIFGQINPSGKLPVTIPGTDGTVLYEFGHGLSY; from the coding sequence ATGGGTAAAGTCAGCAAAGTTATGTTTATTTTCCTTCTCACAATTACACTTGCCGTTTCACAATTATGGATGGGAGGAACCTTGAAAAATGCAGCGGCAGAAAGTACAGCAAAGGATTTAATTCTCCTTGAGAATATACCCCAGGCCAGCACGGAAATCAGTGGAGATGCATTCCAATTAAAAGCGCTTCATGTATATAAAGAAGGGCATTTCATGAGAGTATCTGAAGGGCTGAAATGGAATTCCAGCAATAAAACTGCTGCAGCAGTTGATCAGTCAGGGAATATTACTTTAAGAGGGAAGCCGGGAAAAACCTTTATCAGTGTAACAGACGGAGTATATAAGGACCGTATCGCACTTCAAATAAAACCTGACCATAAAAAGGGCAGCAAAGGCAAGCCTGCTTTTAAAGTGAAAATTATAAAAGAGCATGGGAAACGGTATGACCTCATCAGCCGGGCAGTGAAAAATATGTCCATTGAAGAGAAGGTAGGCCAGATGCTGATGCCGGATTTCCGCACCTGGAAGGGACAAAATGTCACTAAAATGCTGCCGGAAATAGAAAAGCTGGTAAAAGATTATCATCTTGGCGGAGTAATATTATTCCGGGAAAATGTGGTGACAACCGCACAGACTGCCACATTGGTTTCAGATTATCAGAAAGCTGCCGATAAATTCGGCTTATTGATGACGATTGACCAGGAAGGCGGAATTGTTACACGTCTTCAATCAGGAACTGACATGCCAGGCAATATGGCGTTAGGGGCTGCCCGTTCTGAAGAAATTTCCCGCAAGGTCGGAAAGGCGATTGGGGAGGAGCTTTCATCACTCGGTATTAATATGAACTTTGCACCTGTCATGGATGTAAATAATAATCCCGACAATCCTGTAATTGGCGTTCGTTCATTTGGGGAGGACCCGCAGCTTGTTGCTGACTTGGGTGTTGCTTATACTGAAGGATTGCAATCAGCAGGTGTTGCTGCTACTGCAAAGCATTTTCCCGGACATGGAGATACAGCAGTAGACTCACATCTTGGATTGCCTGAAGTGCCTCATGATAAAGAACGTCTAAAGGAAGTTGAATTGTATCCTTTCCAAAAGGGAATGGAAGCAGGAGTGGATGCCATCATGACTGCCCATGTTACCTTCCCTAAGATTGATGACACGAAAGCAATTTCGAAAAAAACAGGTGAAGAAATCGCCGTCCCGGCCACTCTTTCCCATAAAGTGCTGACAGAACTTATGCGTGAAGAAATGGGATATGAAGGGGTCATTACAACAGATGCAATGAATATGAATGCCATCGCTGAACATTTTGGACCAGTTGACGCAGCCGTTCGTGCTGTCAAAGCTGGAACTGATATTGTGTTAATGCCTGTTGGCCTTCAAGAAGTTGCAGAAGGGCTATTGAATGCTGTGGAGAATGGAGAAATCTCGGAAAAACGCATTGAATCATCAGTTGAGCGGATTTTAACACTGAAATTAAAGCGGGGAATTGTGAAAGAAGAGACACCGCAGCCGATTGATGAAAAAATTGCAAAAGCTCTTAACGTAGTTGGATCAGAAGAACATAAACAAATAGAAAAAGAAGCAGCAGAACGTTCTATCACATTGGTGAAAAATGAAGGAGATGCACTGCCATTACAAGTATCTCCTGAGGATAAGATGGTCGTTGTCGGTAATACGTATATTACAGACTTAAAGAACGCAATGAGCAAGTTTCATGCAAACACAACGGTCATACAGACCTCAAGCTATGTATTAACGGAAGAGCAGAAGGAACAAATCAGGAATGCCAGTGCGGTTATTGTGGGCTCCTATACGTTTAATGTATCAGGACGATCACCAGATAGCGCCCAGATGAAGATGGTTAATTCCATCATTGCTGAATCAGAAGTTCCAGTTATTTCGGTTGGCATCCGTAACCCATATGACATCATGGCCTATCCGGAAGTTGATGCTTACATTGCACAATATGGCTTCAGAACGGCGAGCTTTGATGCAGCAGCAGGTGTTATCTTTGGCCAGATTAATCCTTCAGGAAAACTGCCTGTAACAATTCCAGGTACAGATGGCACTGTACTATATGAATTTGGGCATGGATTGAGCTATTAA
- a CDS encoding threonine/serine exporter family protein: protein MFLLTHMITSFIASAGFGVLFNAPKKSLLKCGFVGMVGWFVYIWLVNWQYDAVISSLIAAFTIAVISQIFAKMYKTPIIIFSVAGIIPLVPGGIAYDAMRNFVENDYNTAIQLAAKAFMISGAIAVGLVISEVINQMIRKVQFKSRI, encoded by the coding sequence ATGTTTTTGTTGACTCATATGATTACAAGCTTTATTGCATCAGCAGGGTTCGGAGTGCTTTTCAATGCCCCGAAAAAATCACTGCTGAAATGCGGCTTTGTCGGGATGGTCGGCTGGTTCGTTTATATTTGGCTTGTCAATTGGCAGTATGATGCTGTCATTTCTTCATTAATTGCTGCTTTTACGATCGCCGTGATCAGCCAGATTTTTGCCAAAATGTATAAAACACCTATTATTATTTTTAGTGTAGCCGGCATCATTCCACTAGTCCCGGGTGGGATTGCTTATGATGCGATGCGGAATTTTGTTGAAAATGATTACAATACGGCCATTCAGCTCGCTGCAAAAGCATTCATGATTTCCGGAGCCATCGCAGTAGGACTTGTCATTTCAGAAGTAATCAATCAAATGATCCGTAAAGTTCAGTTCAAATCAAGGATTTGA
- the fbpA gene encoding Fur-regulated basic protein FbpA, translating to MQYLRKAIEKKRQYLIDLLVKSGSEYQHSEPALQKLTLTELEDIFKKNSNSFRY from the coding sequence ATGCAATATTTACGGAAAGCCATTGAGAAAAAACGCCAATATCTAATTGATCTGCTGGTCAAATCAGGGAGCGAATATCAGCATTCTGAACCTGCTTTACAAAAGCTGACCCTAACGGAACTTGAGGATATATTTAAAAAAAACAGCAATTCATTCCGTTATTAA
- a CDS encoding MerR family transcriptional regulator — MDRETSYKTRKVISIGTVSELTGLSERQIRYYEERKLVFPERSERGSRKYSFLDVETLIDIANKREEGVRTEEIRSELKRKKKKDDKASRAKMIQGQINAQFGIPKK; from the coding sequence TTGGATAGAGAAACATCTTACAAAACCAGAAAAGTCATTTCGATTGGGACGGTCAGCGAACTGACAGGACTTAGTGAACGGCAGATTCGTTACTACGAAGAGAGGAAATTGGTATTCCCTGAAAGGTCAGAAAGAGGAAGCAGAAAATATTCTTTTCTCGATGTGGAGACGCTCATTGACATAGCCAACAAAAGGGAGGAGGGAGTCCGAACAGAAGAAATCCGCTCTGAATTGAAGCGAAAAAAGAAAAAAGACGATAAAGCATCACGGGCAAAAATGATTCAGGGTCAGATTAATGCGCAGTTTGGGATACCGAAGAAATAA
- a CDS encoding serine hydrolase — protein MKIHKNKGATMKNKTMLVALSAALSTSLFIPAANPASAQSSEGVKPTMEMKKNKDVKHKFHPIFSWDRPGPISPILHPGSAAGAGMVQQPLDEIDPLMEEMISEGVMPGAVTFVARRGHIVKHDAYGYSYRYTDDKFTEAQNPIEMTENTIFDLASISKIFTTTAAMILYDEGRFQLDDPVAEYIPEFAENGKENVTIRQLMTHTSGFTAWIPLYSQGSSREERMQIVFKHPLANEPGEAYTYSDLNMITLGAIIERLSGQSLDEFVEKRITKPLGMKDTMYNPPESLKHRIAATEYQPAINRGLVWGEVHDENAWSLDGVAGHAGVFSTASDLAKLAHMYVNDGRYGGKRILKEETVKMLIQNQIPQFPGDDHGLGWELGQGWFMDALSEGTSLGHTGYTGTSIVINRNNGTIAILLTNRVHPSRNTVTTNIARRAFARQVADSIPVAIPGKGPAWFSGYGDKVQYELTAKIDLKEEAVLSFDTWYRTETNADMGFVEFSEDGVNWKQAAQPYTGSSIDWKKEKLTIPAGTSHIRFRYVTDSTVNGRGWYVDNVKLQLSDGQKVTPALSGNGWEKRNY, from the coding sequence ATGAAAATTCATAAAAATAAAGGAGCCACTATGAAAAATAAAACCATGCTTGTTGCGCTATCTGCCGCACTTAGCACATCACTCTTTATTCCGGCAGCAAATCCTGCATCTGCGCAAAGCTCTGAAGGAGTTAAGCCAACGATGGAAATGAAAAAAAATAAAGATGTGAAACACAAATTTCACCCTATTTTTTCGTGGGATCGTCCTGGGCCGATTTCTCCTATTCTTCATCCTGGTTCTGCAGCGGGAGCTGGGATGGTTCAGCAGCCGCTGGATGAAATCGATCCATTAATGGAGGAGATGATTTCAGAAGGCGTCATGCCGGGTGCTGTCACTTTTGTGGCAAGGCGTGGCCATATCGTCAAGCATGATGCATATGGATATTCCTACCGCTACACGGATGATAAATTTACTGAAGCTCAGAACCCGATTGAAATGACCGAAAATACCATCTTTGATCTGGCTTCAATCAGTAAAATCTTCACCACAACTGCCGCAATGATATTGTATGATGAAGGACGCTTTCAGCTGGATGATCCTGTTGCTGAATATATTCCCGAGTTTGCCGAAAACGGAAAGGAAAATGTAACGATACGCCAGCTGATGACACATACTTCAGGCTTTACTGCATGGATTCCGTTATATTCGCAAGGGAGCAGCAGAGAGGAACGGATGCAAATCGTTTTTAAACATCCATTGGCCAATGAGCCGGGCGAAGCGTATACATACAGCGATTTGAATATGATTACGCTCGGTGCAATAATCGAACGCCTTTCAGGACAAAGCCTGGATGAGTTTGTGGAAAAACGCATAACCAAACCCCTCGGTATGAAGGATACGATGTATAATCCGCCTGAATCTTTGAAGCATAGGATTGCAGCCACGGAATATCAGCCTGCTATCAACAGGGGGCTTGTGTGGGGAGAGGTTCACGATGAAAATGCCTGGTCGCTTGATGGAGTTGCCGGACATGCGGGTGTCTTTTCCACTGCCTCCGATCTTGCCAAGCTTGCTCATATGTATGTAAATGACGGGCGGTATGGCGGCAAGCGGATATTAAAAGAAGAGACGGTGAAAATGCTGATTCAAAATCAAATCCCTCAATTTCCAGGTGATGATCATGGCCTGGGCTGGGAGCTTGGCCAGGGATGGTTCATGGATGCCTTATCAGAGGGGACTTCGCTTGGGCATACAGGGTACACTGGAACATCCATTGTCATAAACCGAAATAATGGCACGATTGCAATTCTCTTAACAAACCGTGTGCATCCTTCAAGAAATACGGTTACAACGAATATTGCAAGGCGTGCATTTGCAAGACAGGTGGCGGATTCAATTCCTGTAGCCATTCCGGGAAAAGGGCCGGCGTGGTTCTCAGGGTATGGGGATAAAGTTCAGTATGAGTTAACCGCTAAAATAGATCTAAAAGAAGAGGCGGTCCTGTCGTTCGATACCTGGTACAGAACTGAAACAAATGCAGATATGGGTTTTGTTGAGTTCTCAGAAGATGGCGTTAATTGGAAACAGGCAGCACAGCCATATACAGGCAGCAGCATCGACTGGAAAAAGGAAAAGCTGACGATTCCGGCAGGAACATCCCACATCCGATTCCGTTACGTGACAGATAGTACAGTAAACGGCAGAGGCTGGTATGTTGATAATGTAAAACTCCAGCTTTCAGATGGACAAAAAGTGACGCCAGCCCTTTCAGGAAACGGTTGGGAAAAAAGAAATTACTAG